CACGTCTGGAGGCGGCGAAGAAGGCCGAGGCTGAGCGGGCCGCACTCGCCGCGGAGGCCGCCAAGGCCGAAGCGGCCGAAGCGGACCGTTACCGCCAGATGGCGAAGGACGCGGAGGCCGCCCAGCCCCCCGCCGCGCCGGCCACCAATCTCATCGCCGACGCTGCCAAGATGGTGCAGAGCCACCAGGACCGGAAGAGCAAGAAGAAGAAGTCCAAGAAGCCGTCGGGCAGGCGGGAAGCTCCCGTGCACCCTCACATCACCGGTGACGAGAAGCCACAGGTCGAGACGACGGTCGTGACCATACCGATCAACTCGACGGTGGCGCAGTTCGCCGAAGCGCTCGAGGTGCCGGCGGGTGAGGTCGTCAAGCGTCTGCTGATGCTCGGCGACCCGCACACGGTGAACCAGCCGATGAGCCCTGACGCCATGGATATCCTCGCCGAGGACCTCGGCGTGGAGGTCCAGGTCGTGACACCCGAAGAGGAACCCGGGTTCACATTCGTGGACGACCCCGACGACCTCCGTCCGCGTCCTCCTGTGGTCACCGTCATGGGTCACGTCGACCACGGAAAGACGTCTCTGCTGGACGCTATCCGCGAGACCGGTGTCGCGGATACCGAGGCGGGCGGCATCACCCAGCACATCGGTGCGTCGATCGTGGAGAAGAACGGGCGTCAGATCACCTTCATCGACACCCCGGGCCATGAGGCGTTCACCGCGATGCGTGCCCGTGGCGCGAACATCACCGACATCGTCATCCTCGTGGTGGCGGCCGACGACGGCGTCATGCCGCAGACGGTCGAGGCGATCCATCACGCCAAGGCTGCCGGCGTCCCCATCATCGTTGCGGTCAACAAGATCGATAAGGATGGCGCCAACCCCGAACAGGTCAAGCAGATGCTCACCGAGCACGAGATCGTGCCGGAGGAGTGGGGCGGCACCAACATCTTCGTCAATGTCTCAGCGAAGAAGCGTGTCGCCATCGACGACCTGCTCGAAATGGTCCTCCTCCAGGCTGACATGCTCGAGCTGCAGGCCAATCCCGGCGCACACGCTTCGGGCGTGGTGATCGAGGCCAAGCTCGACAAAGGCCGCGGCCCTGTCGCCACGGTCCTGGTACAGCGCGGTACGCTGCGCGTAGGAGACGCTCTCGTGGCCGGGACCAGCCATGGACGTGTCCGGGCGCTCGTCAACCCGCTGGGCGAGACCGTCGCCCAGGCGGTCCCGGCGGATCCGGTGGAGGTGCTCGGACTCTCGAGCGTGCCGTCCGCCGGTGACGAGTTCCGCGTCTTTGCAGACGAGCGTGACGCGCGAGACCTCGCCGAGGACCGGGCTCTGCGCCAGCGTCTGCTCGAGCACGAGCAGAAGTCACGGGTGACGCTCGATGACCTTTTCGCGCGCATCCAGGAAGGCGAGATCAGGGACCTGAACCTCGTGGTGAAGGCCGATGTGCAGGGGTCCATCGAGGCGCTGCGAGACGCCCTCGACAAGATGGACCAGAGCGAGGTCCACATCAACATCATCCACTCCGGCGTGGGTGGCATCACCGAGACCGACGTGATGCTCGCCGCCGCCTCCGATGCCATCATCATCGGTTTCAACGTACGGCCCCTCCCGGTCGCGCGCGCCCTTGCGGACAAGGAGAAGGTGGACATGCGGCTGTACCGCGTGATCTACCAGGCCATCGAAGAGATCAATGCCGCGCGCGTGGGCATGCTCGCGCCCACGATCGAGGAGCGCGACACCGCCCACATCGAAGTGCGCGACCTCTTCAAGGTGCCCAAGGCGGGCGTGATCGCGGGGTGCTTCGTCCAGGAAGGCGAGATCTCCCGCGACGACCAGGTGCGCATCGTGCGCGACGGAACCGTCATCCACGACGGCAGGATCCACTCGCTCAGGCGCTTCAAGGACGACGTGAAGTCGGTGAAGCAGGGATACGAGTGCGGCATCGGCATCGAGAACTTCCAGGACCTCAAGGTCGGCGACGTCATCGAGTCCTACCGCACCGTCGAGGTCGCACGCGAGGAGTAGGCTGATGAAGAGCACTCCGCGCACACGCAGACTCGGCGAGAGCGTCCGTGAGGCCCTCGCCGAGGTCCTTCGAGACGACG
Above is a window of Anaerosoma tenue DNA encoding:
- the infB gene encoding translation initiation factor IF-2, which produces MPAMRVHELAKEFGMTSKELLEHLERLKIPARNHASTLVEAYVDKIRKDLADVIEEKQKEMEAKEAARAAAEEKKAAREKAQREAEAAAKAAAEAAARAEAEAARKAAEDAKAKAEAEEAAREAEERARREAEEAARLEAAKKAEAERAALAAEAAKAEAAEADRYRQMAKDAEAAQPPAAPATNLIADAAKMVQSHQDRKSKKKKSKKPSGRREAPVHPHITGDEKPQVETTVVTIPINSTVAQFAEALEVPAGEVVKRLLMLGDPHTVNQPMSPDAMDILAEDLGVEVQVVTPEEEPGFTFVDDPDDLRPRPPVVTVMGHVDHGKTSLLDAIRETGVADTEAGGITQHIGASIVEKNGRQITFIDTPGHEAFTAMRARGANITDIVILVVAADDGVMPQTVEAIHHAKAAGVPIIVAVNKIDKDGANPEQVKQMLTEHEIVPEEWGGTNIFVNVSAKKRVAIDDLLEMVLLQADMLELQANPGAHASGVVIEAKLDKGRGPVATVLVQRGTLRVGDALVAGTSHGRVRALVNPLGETVAQAVPADPVEVLGLSSVPSAGDEFRVFADERDARDLAEDRALRQRLLEHEQKSRVTLDDLFARIQEGEIRDLNLVVKADVQGSIEALRDALDKMDQSEVHINIIHSGVGGITETDVMLAAASDAIIIGFNVRPLPVARALADKEKVDMRLYRVIYQAIEEINAARVGMLAPTIEERDTAHIEVRDLFKVPKAGVIAGCFVQEGEISRDDQVRIVRDGTVIHDGRIHSLRRFKDDVKSVKQGYECGIGIENFQDLKVGDVIESYRTVEVAREE